One genomic region from Xiphophorus couchianus chromosome 21, X_couchianus-1.0, whole genome shotgun sequence encodes:
- the acad11 gene encoding acyl-CoA dehydrogenase family member 11, with the protein MEDQPTSVREQHKFNVGNLQRYLHEKSLVSKNNILTVRQYSAGQSNPTFLIQTPSTNYVLRKKPPGELLPGAHKVDREYRVQTALFSAGFPVPQPLLFCNDAEVIGTEFYLMEHVKGRIFRDFQLPGMSPAQRTSVYTTAVENLAKLHSLDLPSLKLEGFGRGPGYCKRQVSTWTKQYTASAHRDIPAVNELCDWLMRNLPDKDDEVTLVHGDYRLDNLIFHPTETRVMALLDWELSTTGNPLADLAFFLVPLYCPTDLKIKSFIFNLKEVEGIPSPSELISIYCRCRGIPSASLPPLNFYLALSLFKAAAISQGVYARYLLGNASAPDADQYGQTVEPLAKVALQLAKSPLAGPTKDRLFPQTAKGQAVLQQVKDFMQQYVLPAQQEVAEYYTKHSQSPLRWQAPKIIEDLKEKAKQAGLWNLFLPAVSGLTQLDYAYIAEEMGRCLFAPEVFNCQAPDTGNMEVLHMFGTEEQKKKWLEPLLSGEIHSCFCMTEPDVASSDAANMECRLHRDKNTYIINGKKWWSSGAGSARCKVAIVMCRSSSEHGHSRHGQHSMILVPMNTPGVKLIRPLTVFGHDDAIHGGHFEVHFENVQVPVSNMILGEGRGFEIAQRRLGPGRLHHCMRAVGCAEQALELLCQRAASRRTFGKNLYQHEVVAHWIAECRLMIEQTRLLTLSAAHALDTLGSRAARKQIAMIKVAAARMVCKVVDCAIQVHGGAGVSGDFPLAQMYSYARTLRIADGPDEVHLSSIAILELKDQLKQARARL; encoded by the exons ATGGAAGACCAACCAACATCTGTGCGAGAACAACATAAGTTCAATGTTGGCAACCTTCAAAGATACCTGCATGAGAAGTCACTGGTATCTAAGAACAACATTCTGACCGTGAGACAGTACAG CGCTGGCCAGTCCAACCCAACCTTCTTGATTCAGACGCCTTCAACTAATTATGTTCTCAGGAAGAAGCCCCCCGGTGAGCTGCTGCCGGGGGCGCACAAG GTGGATAGAGAGTACCGGGTGCAGACGGCTCTCTTCTCTGCTGGCTTTCCCGTTCCTCAGCCACTTTTGTTCTGCAATGATGCTGAAGTAATAGGAACAGAGTTCTATTTGATGGAACATGTAAAG GGCCGCATTTTCAGGGATTTTCAGCTCCCTGGAATGAGTCCAGCTCAAAGAACGTCCGTATATACAACTGCAGTGGAAAACCTGGCAAAGTTGCATTCACTGGATTTACCATCACTAAAGCTTGAAGGGTTCGGGAGAGGGCCGGGATACTGCAAGAGACAA GTGTCTACATGGACGAAGCAGTACACTGCATCAGCCCATAGAGACATTCCTGCTGTGAATGAGCTCTGTGATTGGTTGATGAGAAACTTACCAGATAAAGATGATGAGGTCACACTCGTCCATGGAGACTACCGACTTGACAACTTGATATTCCACCCAACTGAG ACCCGGGTGATGGCCTTGTTGGACTGGGAGCTGTCCACCACTGGGAACCCTCTAGCAGACCTGGCCTTTTTCCTCGTGCCTCTCTACTGCCCCACTGATCTGAAAATTAAAAGCTTTATATTCAACCTTAAAGAAGTAGAAG GTATCCCATCACCTAGTGAGCTGATCTCCATTTACTGCAGGTGTCGGGGGATCCCATCTGCTTCCCTGCCGCCGCTGAACTTCTACTTGGCTCTGTCACTGTTTAAAGCAGCTGCAATTTCTCAG GGGGTCTATGCTCGTTACCTGCTGGGTAACGCCAGCGCGCCCGATGCAGATCAATACGGCCAGACTGTTGAGCCTTTGGCTAAAGTAGCGTTGCAGTTAGCCAAAAG CCCACTTGCAGGTCCAACAAAAGACAGGCTGTTCCCTCAGACTGCCAAAGGCCAGGCTGTGCTCCAGCAGGTTAAAGACTTCATGCAGCAGTATGTGCTTCCTGCTCAGCAG GAAGTTGCAGAATACTACACTAAACATTCCCAGTCTCCTCTGAGGTGGCAAGCTCCAAAAATAATAGAGGATCTAAAG GAGAAAGCCAAGCAGGCCGGGCTGTGGAACCTGTTCCTGCCGGCGGTCAGTGGACTCACTCAGTTGGATTATGCCTACATTGCAGAAGAAATGGGCCGCTGCCTCTTCGCTCCCGAAGTGTTCAACTGCCAAGCTCCag ATACAGGAAACATGGAGGTGCTCCATATGTTTGGCACcgaggagcagaagaagaaatggcTGGAGCCTCTACTGAGCGGAGAAATCCACTCCTGCTTCTGTATGACAG AGCCTGACGTTGCTTCCAGCGATGCAGCTAACATGGAGTGCAGACttcacagagacaaaaacaccTACATCATAAACGGCAAAAAGTGGTGGAGCAGTG GTGCGGGCAGTGCCAGATGTAAAGTGGCCATCGTTATGTGCAGGAGCAGCTCTGAGCATGGCCACAGCAG GCACGGCCAGCACAGCATGATTCTCGTACCTATGAACACGCCGGGCGTAAAGCTCATCCGACCACTCACCGTGTTCGGACATGATG atgccATCCATGGTGGCCACTTTGAGGTCCACTTTGAAAACGTGCAAGTCCCAGTTTCCAACATGATCCTGG GCGAGGGCCGAGGGTTTGAGATCGCTCAGAGGCGTCTGGGTCCAGGCAGGCTGCACCACTGCATGAGAGCTGTTGGCTGCGCCGAGCAGGCGCTGGAGCTGCTGTGTCAGCGGGCCGCTTCCAGGCGAACGTTTGGGAAAAACCTTTACCAGCAT GAAGTTGTCGCTCACTGGATTGCAGAGTGCCGCCTGATGATTGAGCAGACCCGCCTACTGACTCTCTCCGCTGCTCATGCCTTGGATACTCTGGGCAGCAGGGCCGCTCGCAAACAG ATTGCCATGATAAAGGTGGCAGCAGCCAGGATGGTGTGTAAGGTGGTGGACTGTGCCATCCAGGTTCATGGAGGCGCTGGAGTGTCAGGGGACTTCCCTCTGGCGCAGAT GTACTCGTATGCACGAACTCTGCGAATCGCTGACGGCCCTGATGAGGTTCACCTTTCTTCCATTGCAATACTGGAACTAAAGGATCAGCTAAAGCAGGCACGGGCCAGGCTGTAA
- the ackr4b gene encoding atypical chemokine receptor 4b isoform X1, giving the protein MRLAEVFLILTALRKKKTADNSAGNMEDFYTSDYADISFNDTYEYDYEHSVCEKESVRSFGSVFLPIIYTLALVVGLAGNALVVAVYTSKLRLRTLTDMCILNLAISDLLLLLTLPFWAADAVHGWKLGVAACKLNSFLYSTNFSCGMLLLACISVDRYRAVAQNSAGRTGTDTRVRRQWILVCATLWALASFFGLPELIFSTVKTSHHRTSCTAIYPTNMARPAKAALELLEVILRFLVPFLVMVVCYSCIGRALTKAPGVRRERKWRALRVLLVVVAVFLLTQLPYNVVKLCRAMDIIYHLVTDCEVSKRLDHARQVTESLALTHACINPVLYAFIGSSFRGHVLKAAKHLGQRLGRHSRQVNEEAAVEIALHSASQNQSQSGSEDQDTSTFTI; this is encoded by the exons ATGCGGCTCGCAGAGGTTTTTCTAATCCTTACCgctctaagaaaaaaaaaaactgctgacaACAG TGCAGGAAACATGGAAGACTTCTACACCAGTGATTATGCGGACATCAGTTTCAATGATACTTATGAATACGACTATGAACACAGCGTCTGTGAGAAAGAATCGGTGCGTTCTTTTGGCAGCGTCTTCCTCCCAATCATCTACACCCTGGCTCTGGTGGTGGGCCTGGCTGGGAATGCCTTGGTGGTGGCGGTCTACACGTCCAAGTTGAGACTCCGGACCCTGACTGACATGTGCATCCTCAACTTGGCTAtctcagacctgctgctgctcttaaCCCTGCCGTTCTGGGCCGCCGACGCCGTCCATGGCTGGAAGCTGGGCGTGGCTGCCTGCAAACTCAACTCCTTCCTCTATAGCACCAACTTCAGTTGTGGCATGCTACTGCTGGCATGCATCAGTGTGGATCGCTATCGGGCGGTGGCCCAAAACTCAGCAGGCAGAACTGGGACGGATACCCGAGTCAGAAGGCAGTGGATTTTGGTGTGTGCGACACTGTGGGCTTTAGCCAGCTTTTTTGGCCTTCCTGAACTCATCTTCTCCACGGTGAAGACTTCCCATCACAGGACCAGCTGCACGGCCATCTACCCAACCAATATGGCCCGACCTGCAAAAGCTGCCCTGGAGTTGCTGGAAGTCATCCTCCGCTTCCTTGTTCCCTTCCTGGTCATGGTGGTCTGCTACTCATGCATAGGCCGGGCGCTAACTAAGGCTCCTGGGGTGCGCAGAGAACGGAAATGGCGAGCGCTTCGGGTCCTCCTCGTCGTCGTGGCCGTGTTCCTGCTCACCCAGCTGCCCTACAACGTGGTCAAGCTATGTCGAGCGATGGACATCATCTACCACCTCGTCACGGACTGTGAAGTGAGCAAGCGTTTGGACCACGCTCGGCAGGTGACAGAGAGCCTGGCGCTCACCCACGCCTGCATCAACCCTGTCCTCTATGCCTTCATCGGGTCTTCCTTCAGAGGACATGTCCTGAAGGCTGCCAAGCACCTTGGACAGAGACTTGGAAGACACTCAAGGCAAGTCAACGAGGAGGCGGCGGTGGAGATCGCACTCCACTCAGCGAGCCAGAACCAGTCTCAGTCTGGTTCGGAGGACCAGGACACCAGCACATTCACTATCTGA
- the ackr4b gene encoding atypical chemokine receptor 4b isoform X2: MEDFYTSDYADISFNDTYEYDYEHSVCEKESVRSFGSVFLPIIYTLALVVGLAGNALVVAVYTSKLRLRTLTDMCILNLAISDLLLLLTLPFWAADAVHGWKLGVAACKLNSFLYSTNFSCGMLLLACISVDRYRAVAQNSAGRTGTDTRVRRQWILVCATLWALASFFGLPELIFSTVKTSHHRTSCTAIYPTNMARPAKAALELLEVILRFLVPFLVMVVCYSCIGRALTKAPGVRRERKWRALRVLLVVVAVFLLTQLPYNVVKLCRAMDIIYHLVTDCEVSKRLDHARQVTESLALTHACINPVLYAFIGSSFRGHVLKAAKHLGQRLGRHSRQVNEEAAVEIALHSASQNQSQSGSEDQDTSTFTI, encoded by the coding sequence ATGGAAGACTTCTACACCAGTGATTATGCGGACATCAGTTTCAATGATACTTATGAATACGACTATGAACACAGCGTCTGTGAGAAAGAATCGGTGCGTTCTTTTGGCAGCGTCTTCCTCCCAATCATCTACACCCTGGCTCTGGTGGTGGGCCTGGCTGGGAATGCCTTGGTGGTGGCGGTCTACACGTCCAAGTTGAGACTCCGGACCCTGACTGACATGTGCATCCTCAACTTGGCTAtctcagacctgctgctgctcttaaCCCTGCCGTTCTGGGCCGCCGACGCCGTCCATGGCTGGAAGCTGGGCGTGGCTGCCTGCAAACTCAACTCCTTCCTCTATAGCACCAACTTCAGTTGTGGCATGCTACTGCTGGCATGCATCAGTGTGGATCGCTATCGGGCGGTGGCCCAAAACTCAGCAGGCAGAACTGGGACGGATACCCGAGTCAGAAGGCAGTGGATTTTGGTGTGTGCGACACTGTGGGCTTTAGCCAGCTTTTTTGGCCTTCCTGAACTCATCTTCTCCACGGTGAAGACTTCCCATCACAGGACCAGCTGCACGGCCATCTACCCAACCAATATGGCCCGACCTGCAAAAGCTGCCCTGGAGTTGCTGGAAGTCATCCTCCGCTTCCTTGTTCCCTTCCTGGTCATGGTGGTCTGCTACTCATGCATAGGCCGGGCGCTAACTAAGGCTCCTGGGGTGCGCAGAGAACGGAAATGGCGAGCGCTTCGGGTCCTCCTCGTCGTCGTGGCCGTGTTCCTGCTCACCCAGCTGCCCTACAACGTGGTCAAGCTATGTCGAGCGATGGACATCATCTACCACCTCGTCACGGACTGTGAAGTGAGCAAGCGTTTGGACCACGCTCGGCAGGTGACAGAGAGCCTGGCGCTCACCCACGCCTGCATCAACCCTGTCCTCTATGCCTTCATCGGGTCTTCCTTCAGAGGACATGTCCTGAAGGCTGCCAAGCACCTTGGACAGAGACTTGGAAGACACTCAAGGCAAGTCAACGAGGAGGCGGCGGTGGAGATCGCACTCCACTCAGCGAGCCAGAACCAGTCTCAGTCTGGTTCGGAGGACCAGGACACCAGCACATTCACTATCTGA